In Musa acuminata AAA Group cultivar baxijiao chromosome BXJ2-3, Cavendish_Baxijiao_AAA, whole genome shotgun sequence, the following proteins share a genomic window:
- the LOC103978702 gene encoding endochitinase: MKALLLVIFTLASSLGAFAEQCGRQAGGALCPGGLCCSQYGWCGNTDPYCGQGCQSQCTGSTPSPSTPSGGGSVGSIISSSLFEQMLKHRNDAACPGKGFYTYNAFIAAANSFSGFGTTGDDATKKREIAAFLAQTSHETTGGWSTAPDGPYAWGYCFVQEQNPSSDYCVASSQWPCAAGKKYYGRGPIQISFNYNYGPAGRAIGSDLLNNPDLVATDPTISFKTALWFWMTPQSPKPSCHDVITGSWTPSNADRAAGRLPGYGVTTNIINGGLECGKGSDARVADRIGFYKRYCDLLGVSYGDNLDCYNQSPFT; this comes from the exons ATGAAGGCCTTGTTGCTGGTCATTTTTACCCTGGCCTCGTCGCTCGGCGCCTTCGCCGAGCAATGCGGAAGGCAAGCCGGGGGGGCTCTCTGCCCCGGCGGGCTGTGCTGTAGCCAGTACGGCTGGTGCGGTAACACGGATCCATACTGCGGCCAAGGATGCCAGAGCCAATGCACAGGCTCCACGCCCTCCCCTTCCACTCCGAGCGGCGGTGGCAGCGTTGGCTCGATCATCAGCTCCTCCCTCTTCGAGCAGATGCTGAAGCATCGTAACGACGCAGCCTGCCCCGGCAAGGGCTTCTACACGTACAACGCCTTCATCGCCGCCGCCAACTCCTTCAGCGGGTTCGGGACTACGGGCGACGACGCCACGAAGAAGAGGGAGATCGCGGCTTTCTTGGCGCAGACGTCTCACGAGACGACAG GTGGGTGGTCGACGGCGCCCGATGGCCCGTACGCGTGGGGTTACTGCTTCGTCCAGGAACAGAACCCCTCATCGGACTACTGCGTCGCCAGCTCGCAGTGGCCGTGCGCTGCAGGCAAGAAGTACTACGGCCGAGGCCCCATCCAAATCTCATT CAACTACAACTACGGGCCGGCCGGGAGAGCCATCGGCTCCGACCTGCTCAACAACCCAGACCTGGTGGCCACCGACCCGACCATCTCCTTCAAGACGGCTCTGTGGTTCTGGATGACTCCTCAGTCGCCCAAGCCGTCGTGCCACGACGTGATAACCGGGAGCTGGACGCCATCCAACGCCGACCGGGCGGCCGGAAGGCTTCCGGGCTACGGTGTCACCACCAACATCATCAATGGAGGGTTGGAGTGCGGGAAAGGGTCCGATGCCAGGGTGGCGGATAGGATCGGCTTCTACAAGAGGTACTGCGACTTGCTGGGGGTGAGCTACGGAGACAACTTGGACTGCTACAACCAGAGTCCCTTTACTTAG